The nucleotide sequence CGCCCGGAAAATGCTGCGCGTACATCTAACCGAGGTGATGCATCGTGAACCCTATTGACGATTCGCGACCGACCGACGCCTGGATTGACGAGCGCCTGGAGGCGTTCCTCGATGGCGATTTGCCCCCCGAGGAGCTTGCCCGCATGGAACGTGTCCTGGCGAACGACCCCACCTGGCACGTGCGGCTCACCCTGGCCACCCGGATCCAGGCGGAACTGCGCGCCTCGTTCACGCCGGCCGTGCCGGCCGGTCTCACCCGCGTCATCCTTTCCCGAGCGCGCCGCGCCCACCGGGCTCAGGTGTGGGGCGACTGGTGGCGAACTGGCCTCCAGACGTTCCTCGCGCGTTTCCGCGCCGCGTGGCAGCCGGCCCTCGCGCTGACCAGCATCGCCGCCCTCGCCACGTTCCTCTATCTTGCTGGCGGATTTAACGCCTCCCGCACGGCCCCTGCAACCGTGCCCGACGTCGAACAGGCCCTCGCCGAGGTCAAGTGGACGCTCGGCTATATCAGTAAAACGGGACGCAAAACGGGCGAATCGGTGCAAAGCGCCATCGGCCCTCTGTTACAAGGATCTCCCCATGAGTAACCCCATCCTTCCTATGAACCGCCCCTTCCCACACTGGACGATCGTCCTGGCCTGCCTGGCGCTCATTCGCCCCGTGCTCGCCCAGGACGAACTGAGCCAGGTGCCGGGTTATGTCGATTTTTCGGAATTGACCAGCCAGTTCGGCGAGGCCCCCACCCTCGAGGTGAACATCAAGGGGCAGCTCCTGAAGCTCGTCGCCGAAGCCTCCCGCGCGGACGACCCGGAGTTGGCCGACCTGCTCCTCGAACTTCAAGCCATCCAGGTACGCGGCTACCCCTTGCGGAGGGCGCAATTCCGTAGCATGGAACGACGATCGGAGATCCTGGCCGGCCAGTTGGAAGCCGACGGCTGGGAGACGGTGGTCAACCTGCGCGACTTCGGCCAGTATGTGGACATGTACGTCAAACAAAACGCCACCGCCATTGAAGGCATGGTGCTCCTGGTGCTCGACAGTGAAGCCGGCGAGACGGTGTTTATCAACATCGTCGGAAATATCGATCCACAAGAAATGGGGCGCATCGGCAGCAAATTCACCACCGCCCCGCTCGAAGACATCACACCCTGACCTATCGCCGCCATGCGTATTGCCACCCTTCTGCCAGCCCTGTTGCTCGCTGCCTTCACCGCGGGATGCGGCCACCTCAATGAGATGAGCGCCCTCCGTCGCGACATCGCGGAACAAACCCACACGAAATTTGACCCCGGTGTCGCCTTCTCGCTTGGGCCGGGCATGACACAGACGGCCAGCTGGATCACCCGGCACGTGGACGACTCGGACGCCTACCTGGTCAGCCGAGCGCTTCGCGATGTCCGCCGCATCAAAGGCGCCGTATACCCGCTGGACGACGCCGGCGACCTCGACGCCCTCGACGCCCGCACGCTGCCCCACTTCACACGGAACGGATGGGAGCTCGCGCTCAAAACCGTAGATCACGGCGATGTCTCCTGGGTGTTCTATCGCGAACGCCGCGGCTCGGTCCGCGACCTCTACACGGTGGTCCTGACGGACTCCGAACTCGTTCTGGTCCGGGTTCAAGGCCACTTGAACGCCTTGCTCGACCTGGCCATCGAGGAAGCCGAAGGCGCGGGAACGACCATCGTGGACCTCGACTTCTGAGCGCCACGCGGCTATTTCGCGCTGGTCTGGAATCCCCACAAGGGTGTGACGATAAGCGCAGCCCGAACGTTTAATGGGTGGCGCGTTCAAGCGAGGGAGTGTTGAAGCTCAACGCGCCCACGTTCTTGGTTCCCGCACCCGTGTCCACCACCCCCGCGCCGGCCCGCCGGCCCTCGTCTCGCCGCTTCCGGCTGCTGTCCGTCTATGGCGCCGTGCTGCACATTGCGTTCAGCTACCTCGGCCTCCACGTCGCCGGCCGACTGCGGGGGAGTGCGTGGAAGGAGCGACATCTGCCGGTCTACCATCGGCGCAACGCGCGGCGTGCCGAGCAGATGATCCTGCGCCACAAAGGCCTGTTTATCAAGGTCGGGCAGCTCATCAGCATCCTCACGAATTTCCTCCCGGAGGCCTTCCGCGCCGGCCTTGAAGGGCTGCAGGACCAGATCCCTCCGCGCCCCTTTTCCGAGATCGAGCACAGGATCCAGCGTGAGCTTGGCCTGGGCCCCGATGCCCTGTTCACCGACTTCGAGCGCGAGCCCATCGCCAGCGCCTCGCTGGCCCAGGTCCATCGCGCCCGTCTGCCGGACGGCCGGCTTGTGGCGGTGAAGGTGCAGCATGTAGCTATTGAAGAGACGGCCAGGATCGATCTGCGGACCATCCGAAACATCCTCCGTGTCGTGGGCGCCGTCTTCCGCATCCGCGGATTGGACACCCAGTATCAACAGCTGGAAGCGATGATCGCCGAGGAGCTCGATTTCGAACAGGAAGCGCGCAATATCGCCCAGATCGCGGCCTCCTTCACCGACGACCCCCGTACGCGTCTGCCCACCGTCGTCCCCGAGCGCTCCAGCCGGCGTGTCCTCACCACCGAGTTCGTCGAAGGCGTTAAAGTCTCTCACCTCGCCGCGCTCGATGCACTCGGCATCGATCGCGAGGACCTGGCCCGGCATCTTGTACGGGTGTATTGTCAGATGATCTTCACGGACGGCCTGTACCATGCCGATCCCCATCCCGGCAATATCCTCGTCCAGTCCGACGGCGGCGTCGTATTCCTCGACTTTGGCGCCGTCGCGCATCTCTCGCCCGAGATGAAGGCCGGCATTCCCGAGTTTCTCGCCGGCGCCATCGGGCGCGACCCCGATCGGATCGCGCGCGCCCTGCGCAATATGGGCTTCATTGCCCACGGCGATGCCGAGGCTACCGTCCGCCGGCTGATCGACTACGTCCACGAGCAGTTTCTCGCCGATCTCCCGATCGAGGCCATCCACCTCGACCAGATCAACGCCGACACGGCGCTGGCCTCCAAACTGGAGATGTACGCCGACCTGCGCCGGATGAACATTTCGTTGCGGGAGCTTACCGACACGTTCCAGGTGCCCAAGGACTGGATGTTGCTTGAGCGCACCATGCTGCTGCTACTCGGCCTATGCACCCACCTCTACCCATCCATGAACCCGATGCAGATCATCCGGCCCTATGTCGAAGAGGTGGTGCTGGGCGAGGAGCGGGATTGGGCCGGGTTTTTTGGCGCCCTCGTCAAGGACGTAGCCCGTACCGCGCTCGCGATTCCCAAGGAGATGCATCGCATGCTTGTACGCGCCAACCAGGGTGAACTGGAAATGCGCATCACCGGCTTAAAGGAGACGACCCATCTCATATATGCCCTGGGACACCAGTTCTTGTTTGGGGTGCTCGCCCTCGGCGCCGGCGCCCTCGCATTCACCGCTCGCACCGCCGGCGACGATGCCTGGGCGAGCGGCTGGCTCATCGTGGCCGGCCTCTGCACCCTGTTTATGATCGGCGCTTACCTCTCGGCCCGCCGATGGCACGGGCACTGAGCCATCGAACCCACGACTCCGCCTGGAATATCGGCTCTACCAGCGTATCATGACATACCTGGCGGCCGAGGTGGCCCATCGAAACCGGACCAGCCTCCGTTCGTATGCGATCCTGCTTTCTAAACTGAACTCTGGAAAAACAATGCGTAGCAAAGGCACGCTCGTCGTACTGATCGTCATTCTCGTGGTCGCCTTCGCCGGATGCGCCGGATGCGGCTCGTACAACAGTCTCGTATCGCTGGACGAGGGCGTTGAAAACGCCTGGGGCAACGTACAAACCCAGTATCAGCGTCGGGCTGATCTCATCCCGAACCTGGTTAATACCGTAAAGGGCGCCGCCAACTTCGAGCAGAGCACCCTCGAATCCGTCACCAATGCGCGGGCGCGGGCCACGCAGATCAATCTGTCGGTCGATGACCTGAACGACCCGGCGAAGCTGCAGCAATTCCAGGAAGCCCAGGCCGAACTCGGCCGCTCCCTTGGCCGGCTGCTCGCCGTTTCCGAAAACTACCCCGAGCTCCGCGCGACGGAGGCGTTCCGCGATCTGCAGGTACAGCTCGAGGGCACGGAAAATCGCATTAACACGGCGCGTAGAGACTACAACGAGTCCGTGTTAGGCTACAACACGACCGTGCGCCGTTTTCCGACCAACATGATCG is from Rhodothermales bacterium and encodes:
- a CDS encoding DUF4252 domain-containing protein → MNRPFPHWTIVLACLALIRPVLAQDELSQVPGYVDFSELTSQFGEAPTLEVNIKGQLLKLVAEASRADDPELADLLLELQAIQVRGYPLRRAQFRSMERRSEILAGQLEADGWETVVNLRDFGQYVDMYVKQNATAIEGMVLLVLDSEAGETVFINIVGNIDPQEMGRIGSKFTTAPLEDITP
- a CDS encoding DUF4252 domain-containing protein, with the protein product MRIATLLPALLLAAFTAGCGHLNEMSALRRDIAEQTHTKFDPGVAFSLGPGMTQTASWITRHVDDSDAYLVSRALRDVRRIKGAVYPLDDAGDLDALDARTLPHFTRNGWELALKTVDHGDVSWVFYRERRGSVRDLYTVVLTDSELVLVRVQGHLNALLDLAIEEAEGAGTTIVDLDF
- a CDS encoding AarF/UbiB family protein, producing the protein MSTTPAPARRPSSRRFRLLSVYGAVLHIAFSYLGLHVAGRLRGSAWKERHLPVYHRRNARRAEQMILRHKGLFIKVGQLISILTNFLPEAFRAGLEGLQDQIPPRPFSEIEHRIQRELGLGPDALFTDFEREPIASASLAQVHRARLPDGRLVAVKVQHVAIEETARIDLRTIRNILRVVGAVFRIRGLDTQYQQLEAMIAEELDFEQEARNIAQIAASFTDDPRTRLPTVVPERSSRRVLTTEFVEGVKVSHLAALDALGIDREDLARHLVRVYCQMIFTDGLYHADPHPGNILVQSDGGVVFLDFGAVAHLSPEMKAGIPEFLAGAIGRDPDRIARALRNMGFIAHGDAEATVRRLIDYVHEQFLADLPIEAIHLDQINADTALASKLEMYADLRRMNISLRELTDTFQVPKDWMLLERTMLLLLGLCTHLYPSMNPMQIIRPYVEEVVLGEERDWAGFFGALVKDVARTALAIPKEMHRMLVRANQGELEMRITGLKETTHLIYALGHQFLFGVLALGAGALAFTARTAGDDAWASGWLIVAGLCTLFMIGAYLSARRWHGH
- a CDS encoding LemA family protein; amino-acid sequence: MRSKGTLVVLIVILVVAFAGCAGCGSYNSLVSLDEGVENAWGNVQTQYQRRADLIPNLVNTVKGAANFEQSTLESVTNARARATQINLSVDDLNDPAKLQQFQEAQAELGRSLGRLLAVSENYPELRATEAFRDLQVQLEGTENRINTARRDYNESVLGYNTTVRRFPTNMIAGVFGFDRKSPFEAEVGAQAAPTVAF